The Pseudonocardia broussonetiae DNA segment AGACTGCCCGGCTTGTCCGGGAGCACCACCCGGAGCAGGAACGACACGCCACGCCTCCTCGACCCGTCCCGCAGGCGCGGCACTGGGTGGCGATTCTGTCAGGGTCCGGGGCTCCGCACGCAACAACGGAGCGTGTCGGGCCGGGGACTAGACTCACGGTGTCGGGCTGCCGCGCCGCCGCGCCCCGACCGACTCCACCCCCGCCGCAGAACCTCCTGGAGGGTCCATTGTCCGCCGCGATCACCCGTGACGAGGTCGCGCACCTCGCCCGGCTGGCCCGGCTCGCCGTCACCGACGACGAGCTCGAACTGTTCGCCGGCCAGCTCGACGTGATCCTGGGGTCGGTCGCCCGGGTGGGGGAGGTCGCCGCCGACGACATCCCGCCGACGTCGCACGCGGTGCCGCTGGAGAACGTGTTCCGCCCCGACGAGCTGCGCCCCGGGCTGAGCCAGGAGCAGGCGCTCTCGGGCGCCCCCGCCGCCGAGGACGGCCGCTTCCGCGTGCCGCGGATCCTGGGGGAGGAGGCATGAGCGAGGACCTCACCCGGATGACCGCCGCCGACCTGGCGTCGCGGATCCACTCCCGCGAGGTGTCGGCCGTCGAGGTCGCGCAGGCCCACCTCGACCGCATCGCCGCGGTCGACGGCGACGGCGGCGTCCACGCGTTCCTGCACGTCGCCACGGACGCCGCGCTCGCCTCGGCCGCCCTCGTCGACGACTCGCTGGCCGCCGGCAGTGCGCCCGCGTCCCCGCTGGCCGGGGTGCCGCTCGCGCTCAAGGACGTCTTCACCACCTCCGACATGCCCACCACGGCGGGCTCCCGGATCCTCGAGGGCTGGCGCCCGCCCTACGACGCCACCGTCACCGGGCGGCTGCGCGGCGCCGGCGTCACGATCCTGGGCAAGACCAACATGGACGAGTTCGCGATGGGCTCGTCCACCGAGTACTCGGCCTACGGCGTCACCCGCAACCCGTGGGACGCCTCGCGCGTGCCGGGCGGCTCCGGCGGCGGCTCGGCGGCGGCGCTCGCCGCGTTCGAGGCGCCGCTCGCGATCGGCACCGACACCGGCGGCTCGATCCGCCAGCCGGCCGCGTTCACCGGCACCGTGGGCGTCAAGCCCACCTACGGCGGCGTCTCGCGCTACGGCCTCATCGCCTGCGCGTCCTCGCTGGACCAGGGCGGGCCGTGCGCGCGCACCGTCCTCGACGCCGCGCTGCTGCACGAGGTCATCGGCGGGCACGACCCGCTCGACTCCACCTCGATCGACGCGCCCGTCCCGTCGGTCGTCGCGGCCGCGCGCCAGGGGGCCGACGGCGACCTGTCCGGCCTGCGCGTCGGCGTCGTCCGCGAGCTCACCGGCGAGGGTTACCAGCCCGGCGTCCAGGCCTCCTTCGACGCGGCGCTGCGCCAGCTCGAGAAGCTGGGCGCCGAGGTCGTCGAGGTCTCCTGCCCGCACTTCGAGTACGGGCTCGCGGCCTACTACCTGATCCTGCCCAGCGAGGTCTCGTCCAACCTGGCCCGCTTCGACGCCATGCGCTACGGCCTGCGGGTGAGCGAGGGAGCCTCGGCGGAGGCGGTCATGGCCGCCACCCGCGAGGCCGGCTTCGGCCCGGAGGTCAAGCGCCGCATCATCCTGGGCACCTACGCGCTGTCCAGCGGCTACTACGACGCCTACTACGGCCAGGCGCAGAAGGTCCGCACGCTCATCGCGCGCGACTTCACCGCCGCGTTCGGCCAGGCCGACGTCCTCGTCTCGCCGACCACGCCGACCACGGCGTTCCCGATCGGCGACAAGGTCGACGACCCGCTGGCGATGTACCTCAACGACCTCGCCACGATCCCGACCAACCTCGCCGGCACGGCGGCGATGTCGGTGCCGTCGGGCCTGTCCGACGGCCTGCCGGTCGGCCTGCAGATCATGGCCCCGGCGCTCGGCGAGGCGGTCATGTACCGCGCGGCCGCCGCCTACGAAGCCACGCGCGAGCCCCTCGTCGCCCCGGAGGTGTCCCGATGACCGCGTCCCTGGTCGACTTCGACGACGTCGTCGAGCGCTACGACCCGATGCTCGGGCTCGAGGTGCACGTCGAGCTCAACACGGCCACGAAGATGTTCTGCGGCTGCCCGACGGGCTTCGGCGCGGAGCCCAACACGCAGGTCTGCCCGACGTGCCTGGGGCTGCCCGGGTCGCTGCCGGTCGTCAACCGCACAGCGGTGGAGTCGGCCATGCGC contains these protein-coding regions:
- the gatA gene encoding Asp-tRNA(Asn)/Glu-tRNA(Gln) amidotransferase subunit GatA, yielding MSEDLTRMTAADLASRIHSREVSAVEVAQAHLDRIAAVDGDGGVHAFLHVATDAALASAALVDDSLAAGSAPASPLAGVPLALKDVFTTSDMPTTAGSRILEGWRPPYDATVTGRLRGAGVTILGKTNMDEFAMGSSTEYSAYGVTRNPWDASRVPGGSGGGSAAALAAFEAPLAIGTDTGGSIRQPAAFTGTVGVKPTYGGVSRYGLIACASSLDQGGPCARTVLDAALLHEVIGGHDPLDSTSIDAPVPSVVAAARQGADGDLSGLRVGVVRELTGEGYQPGVQASFDAALRQLEKLGAEVVEVSCPHFEYGLAAYYLILPSEVSSNLARFDAMRYGLRVSEGASAEAVMAATREAGFGPEVKRRIILGTYALSSGYYDAYYGQAQKVRTLIARDFTAAFGQADVLVSPTTPTTAFPIGDKVDDPLAMYLNDLATIPTNLAGTAAMSVPSGLSDGLPVGLQIMAPALGEAVMYRAAAAYEATREPLVAPEVSR
- the gatC gene encoding Asp-tRNA(Asn)/Glu-tRNA(Gln) amidotransferase subunit GatC; translation: MSAAITRDEVAHLARLARLAVTDDELELFAGQLDVILGSVARVGEVAADDIPPTSHAVPLENVFRPDELRPGLSQEQALSGAPAAEDGRFRVPRILGEEA